One Mycolicibacterium rufum genomic window, CGACGGCGGCGTCCAGTCAATTGACATTCAGGGCCGTTCATGCAGTCGCCGGCGAGCAGCGATAATGGACACCGCGTTCTGGCCATGCCCGCTCACGTCGCCAACTAAGCGCACGGTCCATTCGGACTCGCGCGAAACCGTGTCTTGACTGATCCAGTGGAGCACGTGAATGAACTAGGCAACGCTAGCCCAGGGTGCGAGACACGTGTCCGCAGCGCCTCACCAGCACTTCTCGTTCGGCCTGCTTACGCCGAGGCTCACCGCCTTCGACTTCATAGGCACTTCAGTCCCCTGCTTCGGCCACACCCAGCACACAATCCAGTTAGTCAAGTTCAGTTGATCGCGGTTGCCGTTTTGGTCAATAGTCTTGATTTTGACTCCAGCTGGCGCGGCCGCACGAAGGTCGTCGAAGGCCTTCGCAAGTACCATCTTTCGCACATCTGGCATCTCCCAGGTAGTAGCTGTGGCCGTCGGTGAAGTATCAGCTGCGGCAGGTACAGCAAACCCAGTCGATGCAATTGCGATAGCGGCTGTCAAGCCAGCGATTCTGCGCCACCCCACCATAACCCCCTACTTTGAGCCTCTAAACTTTTGTCATACAGTAGCGGATGCGGCCGCGTCTGGCCGCTCGTCGGCCGTATGGATTATTCCCGTGTCCTTCTGCATCTTTTGACGGTCAGCAACTAGGTTTGCGGCTGCGGGATGTAGAGACAGCCGATTTGCGCGCCCAGGCAGTGTGAGCCCCAGGTTGTCGGACTCAAGAGTCGTTTCGGGTCGTCTTATTGAAGGCTGACGGCACAATTATGCGGAAAAGCTGGCTCACTCAGGCCTCTTGTAGCGCGTTCACTCAGCCGCGAGCTGGGAGGCGTCCGAGCGGTGCGTTTTGCACTTTCGTCGTCGTCCCCAAGTTCACGAACGATGGAATGACAGATTATCGAGCTTTCGCGACCAGGGTGAACTGACCAGAGACTCGCGAGTTGATCCTGCAATCAATGATCTTCAGCCGGATCTAGCACTTTTCATTGAGTCGCCGGAGCGCGAAAATCACTCTCTTGGTCTTTTGTGAGATCTCTCTGTCCGGTCGGGGTGACGTGGCACAGACCGCCCAGTTCGAGTAGTTGTAGACCACCTGATTGACGTTGGGCTGGAGTCTGATGTCCAACTCGACATCACCCGTTACGGCGCGCACGTCGTTGATCGCCGTCTCTAGGATCTCACCACGGACGTCGGGCATGATCCATTCGTCCTGGGCAGCGGCCGGTCCGGCGAGCCCTACCGACGCCACCACCGCGGTTGATGCCATTGCAGCAGCGGCCATTTGCTTTCGCATGGACAAACCCCTCGGCTCGGTTCCGGATCGCATAGGGGACCATAACCGATTCGGGAGTGCGGCGAGCGAACTCTTGCCTGGTCGATTCACCGCTCAACTCCCGAGGCGCACCATTTCCGCCACCGCCTCCGCAGCCGGCGCCAACGACAACCCCGCCTGCCGCGCCGTCACGTGCGCCCACCCCCGGGCCGCCAGCTTGGCCCGCGCGTCCTCGTCCCGGCAGAGCGCCCGCAGCAGCGCGGCCAGTCCCGCACGATCGGTCGGGTCGAAGTAGTCCGCGCCGTCCCCGCACGTCTCCCGCAGCGCCGGGATGTCCGACGCGAGCACCGCGGTGTGCGACGCCATCGCCTCGATCGGCGGCAGGCCCGCCCCCTCGTGCAGCGACGGCATCACGAGCAGGTCCGCGCCGGCCACCAGCGCCCGCAGCACCGCGAAGTCGAGCCGGCCCATCACCTGCACCCGGTCCCCCAGCGCGGCGGCCAGCGCCGGCACCCGCTCGTCACCGCCGCGCAGCGCCTCCCCGCTGCCCGCGATCACCAGCCGGTGCGGCACCTCGCCGGCCACATCCCCGAACGCCGTCAGCAGCAGCGGGAGGTTCTTGTGCCACTTGGCATTCCCGACGTACAGCACATACGGCCCGGATACAGGAGACAGCGCCGGGTCGACGGGCGCGAACCACTCCTCGTCCACCGGAATCGGCGTCACCATCGTCCGGGCGCGCGGTGACAACGCCCTCAACGTCGTCGCCGTCGCCTCCGACGGCGTGAACACCAGATCAGCGAATCGCCCGTCCAGCCGGAACATGGTGCGCGCATACGCCCGCCGCGCCGTGCTCTGCCCGCTGATCTCCGCCGGCCGCACATGCATCGTGTCGTGCACGGTCGTGAACAGCTTCATACCGCGATGCCGCAGCGCCGCGAACGGAAACGGGTAGTGCGGCACCCAGAACCCGCGCGGCCGCGCCGTGCTCAACGCATGAGCCCACACCCTCTGCTCGCCCACCGTGTACATCACCGCCGGCGCGGCCGTCACGACGGTGGCGTGCTGCACCTCCGGCACCGCACCCTCGTTGGCCAATACAGCCAGCGACAGCCCGCGCTTGACGAACGTCTCCTCCAGGCTCGGCAGCAGCGTCGCGATGTAGGTCCCAATGCCGCTCTGCCGGATGTGCCGTGCGTCGAACAGCAGATCGACCCGGCGGTCGGTCAAGTCAACCGGCCTTCGAGCTGCGGCAGGAAATCGGGATTGGCCCACATCCGCTTCAGCGTCTCATCGAGCTCCCACTTCGGCGCCCACCCGAACAGCTCGCCGATGCGCGAGATGTCAGCCCCCAAATACGGTCGGTCGACCGCCCGCATCCGGCTCGGGTCCTGCCGCACCTCGAACTCCAGCCCGAGCACCGAACGCATCCGGTTGACGATGTCGTCCACCGAATACTGCTGCCCGCTCCCCAGATTGACGATCTCGTACCCGCCCGGCTCGGGAGCGGCACCCAGCGCGGCCGCGGCGAAACCGCCCGCGGCGTCCTGCACGTCGATGTAGTCGCGCTTCGGCCAGGTGTTGCCGAGGTTGATCGCGTCGGGCTTGTCCCGCAGCTGCGCGACGATCGCCGGCAGCAGATGCGGGTTGGTCTCCCCGGGGCCGATGACGTTGAACAGCCGCACGATCACCCCGGCGATGCCGCGGCTCTCGGCGAACATCCGCACGTAGTCCTCACCCTGGTCCTTGGTGATGCCGTAGATGTCGACCGGGGCCACCACGGAGTCCCGTTCACGGTGCGGCGCCTCGTCCGGCTGATACACCGCACCGCTGCTGGCGAACACGAAACGGGTGCCGGGCGCGAGCGCGGAGAGCACGTTCACCGTGCCGGTCACGTTGGTGGCCACCGCATTCGCCGGATCGGCGTCGCATTCCGGGATGTAGTGGATGGCCGCCAGGTGCACCACCACGTCAGGAGCGAACCGCTCGACCACCGCCTTCGTCGCCGCAGCATCCCGGATGTCGACCCGTTCGAAGCCGAACCCGTCCAGGTCGCCGGCGAGCCAGTCGGGGGTGCCGTACCGCAGCAGGTCGGCCACCAGCACCTCCGCACTGTCCCGCAGCGTCTGCACCAGCTCCTTGCCGACGAAACCCGCTCCGCCCGTGACCATGACCTTCATCGCCTACCGCTCCCCTCTGGACATCTGCCGTTCGGCATGCTTCTCGAGCTTCTCCGCAATGTGGGACCAGTCCAGGTCCAGGGCTCCTGCTTGACCCCCTCGGGAGTAGGTCTCCCAGCCCGCCTGCGCGTCCAGCAGCGCCTCGGCGAAGTCGACGGGCTGGGTGCCGCACACCACGCCCGCGCCGTACTGCTTGACGACGTGCTTGCCGCCGTTCTCCGAGAAGTCGGCCGTCACGACGGGAAGGCCGCTCGCCATGGCCTCGGCGATCACCCGCGGGAAGCCCTCACGGCGGCTCGGCATGCCCAGCACCGACGACTCCGAGAGCAGTGCGAGTTTCTTCGCCTCGTCCACTGAGCCGAGCACGTGCACCCGTGCCGCGGCCGGGCTCTGCGCGGCGTAGCTCTCGATATCCGCGCGGGACGGCCCGTCCCCGGCGATGGTCAGATCACCGCGGAAGCCGCGGTCGACCGCCAGCGCGAAGGCGTCGATGAGCAACGGCAGGTTCTTGTGCTGCGCCAGCCGCCCGACGTACAGAGCGCCGGCACGCTCGCTCTCCGGCGCCACCCGGTACCGAGACGCTTCGATCCCGCTGGGCAGCACCCCGCAGGGGCGCCCGGACTGCTCGATGATGGTGGCCGCGACCGCCTCACCGACCGCGAAATTCGAGCCCACCAGCTTCGGGAACTGCGCCTGCAGCGTGCGCAGCAGCGGGTCTTCCCGAATCTCGCACCAGTGCAACGCACTTCGCGGCCGAACTTTGCCAGGAAGGGCCAGCACGTGCATCAGCGGCCACTCGTTGAGCAGGTAGAAGTCATGCTTGCCCTGCGCGGCGACGCGACGGATCCGTGCGCTGTATCGGGTGATGTCCGACCAGTTCCGCCGCAGCGCCTTGATCCGGGGTGCCTTGTACCGACCGGAATTGGCTTCGCGGTGCACGGTGACGCCGTTCATCACCTCGACGTCGGCCAGGCCGCCCACATGCCCGATGCAGTAGACGTCGACGGTGTGACCACGCCGCACCATCGCCTCGCCCAACTCCTGGAAGAACACTTCCTGGCCACCGACGCTCGGGAAATACAACTCGGTCAGAAACGCGAACCGCATCTTCGGACTCCCCCGTGACCGTCGTGACTCGGCAATTCCAGATGCCAACGTCGGTCGTGTCATGAAATGTTCTGACGTGCGACGGGGGTCATCGTATCGGGTGGAACCAGTTCACGGCGTTCGTTTGCCGGTTACGCTTTCGACCATGGGGGCACGCGATCCACGCTTCGGCATCGCCGTCACCACGGTGGGTCGCTGGGCGCCGCTGCGCGATCTGCTCGGTGATCTCGCCGCGCAGACCCGGCCGCCGGCCGCCGTCGCGATCGCCCACCACGACCCCGCCGGCGCGACGGAACTCAACGCGGTGATCGCCCCGTTCGCCGACACGCTGACCATCCGCACCGTCCTCAGCGACCGCGGGATCTCCAACGGCCGCAACGCCGCCGCGGCAGCGCTCGGCGACGACGTCGACTGGTTGTGGTTCCCCAACGACACCAGCCGTGTCGACGCCGACTTCCTCGAGCGCGCCGCGCAGCACTGCGCGCCGCCCGCGACCGTGTGCGCGGGACGACTGATCGACCGGGAGGGCCCGCGCAATCCCCTGCCCCCACCGGGAACCGCTCTGACCAAGCGCAGCGCCTGGGGTGCGATCGAGCCGGCCACCCTGTTCCGCCGCGACGCCTTCACCGCGGTCGGCGGCTTCGACCCGGGCCGTGGATCGGGCGCGGACACGCCGTGGCAGTCGGCCGAAGGACCCGATCTGCTGCTGCGCATGGCCGCACGCGACGGCTTCACCATCGTGTGGGCCGATGAGCTCGTGGTGCACGCGCAGACCGAGTTCGCCCATCTGCCGCCCGAGGAACGGCGCCGCAAGCTGCGCAACTACGGCCGCGGCGCCGGAAACGTGCTGCGCACATGGCATTACCCGTTCTGGTACAAGGCCGCGCACCTGGTGGCCGCGGCGCTGATGCCGGTGCGCAACCCCGCGAAGTTCGGCCCCCGCGACGCCTTGGCGCTGCTGGTCGGCCGGGCCGAGGGACTGGCGGGCAGGCCGTTGCGCCGGGAAGCCGACACCCGTGCGATCCTGCGCTAGCCGACTTCTGCTGTGTCTGCTGGTGATCGTCGGTTCCGTCAGCGCGTGCCAGCTGCACGGCGCGGCCGTCGCCATCGGCATGACCGTGCACTACCGCAGCGCCGACACGGCGACGCTCGACCAGCAATTCGACGCGATGGCGGCGATGAAGGTCACCTGGGTGCGGGTCGACGTCGACTGGTCGGTGATCGAACCGGTGCAGAACCGGCTGAACTGGGGCGCCTCCGACGCACTCG contains:
- a CDS encoding glycosyltransferase family 4 protein; this encodes MRFAFLTELYFPSVGGQEVFFQELGEAMVRRGHTVDVYCIGHVGGLADVEVMNGVTVHREANSGRYKAPRIKALRRNWSDITRYSARIRRVAAQGKHDFYLLNEWPLMHVLALPGKVRPRSALHWCEIREDPLLRTLQAQFPKLVGSNFAVGEAVAATIIEQSGRPCGVLPSGIEASRYRVAPESERAGALYVGRLAQHKNLPLLIDAFALAVDRGFRGDLTIAGDGPSRADIESYAAQSPAAARVHVLGSVDEAKKLALLSESSVLGMPSRREGFPRVIAEAMASGLPVVTADFSENGGKHVVKQYGAGVVCGTQPVDFAEALLDAQAGWETYSRGGQAGALDLDWSHIAEKLEKHAERQMSRGER
- a CDS encoding glycosyltransferase family 2 protein codes for the protein MGARDPRFGIAVTTVGRWAPLRDLLGDLAAQTRPPAAVAIAHHDPAGATELNAVIAPFADTLTIRTVLSDRGISNGRNAAAAALGDDVDWLWFPNDTSRVDADFLERAAQHCAPPATVCAGRLIDREGPRNPLPPPGTALTKRSAWGAIEPATLFRRDAFTAVGGFDPGRGSGADTPWQSAEGPDLLLRMAARDGFTIVWADELVVHAQTEFAHLPPEERRRKLRNYGRGAGNVLRTWHYPFWYKAAHLVAAALMPVRNPAKFGPRDALALLVGRAEGLAGRPLRREADTRAILR
- a CDS encoding glycosyltransferase family 4 protein, producing the protein MTDRRVDLLFDARHIRQSGIGTYIATLLPSLEETFVKRGLSLAVLANEGAVPEVQHATVVTAAPAVMYTVGEQRVWAHALSTARPRGFWVPHYPFPFAALRHRGMKLFTTVHDTMHVRPAEISGQSTARRAYARTMFRLDGRFADLVFTPSEATATTLRALSPRARTMVTPIPVDEEWFAPVDPALSPVSGPYVLYVGNAKWHKNLPLLLTAFGDVAGEVPHRLVIAGSGEALRGGDERVPALAAALGDRVQVMGRLDFAVLRALVAGADLLVMPSLHEGAGLPPIEAMASHTAVLASDIPALRETCGDGADYFDPTDRAGLAALLRALCRDEDARAKLAARGWAHVTARQAGLSLAPAAEAVAEMVRLGS
- a CDS encoding NAD-dependent epimerase/dehydratase family protein, with the protein product MKVMVTGGAGFVGKELVQTLRDSAEVLVADLLRYGTPDWLAGDLDGFGFERVDIRDAAATKAVVERFAPDVVVHLAAIHYIPECDADPANAVATNVTGTVNVLSALAPGTRFVFASSGAVYQPDEAPHRERDSVVAPVDIYGITKDQGEDYVRMFAESRGIAGVIVRLFNVIGPGETNPHLLPAIVAQLRDKPDAINLGNTWPKRDYIDVQDAAGGFAAAALGAAPEPGGYEIVNLGSGQQYSVDDIVNRMRSVLGLEFEVRQDPSRMRAVDRPYLGADISRIGELFGWAPKWELDETLKRMWANPDFLPQLEGRLT